CCGGGATGAACAACGGATAAGGCAGGGTGTACTGCGAGTCGATGCCGCCATTGATCCCGCCCATGATGGCGTGAACGCTCATGTCGCCGATGTAGGCCGGCGCCTTCGGGCCGGTGTACAGGTTGAGGATGCCGCCACCGGTACACAGGGTGGCCGTACGCAGGTACACGCCATCCTTGTTGTCCGCCGCGCTGAAAACCTGGCTGACGGCGGTTGGGTGGGCGTTGAAGAAATGCTTACCGACTTTTACTGCTTCCATGTTGCTTTACCTTTTGAGTCGAAATGATGGGTCGCGGCACACGCCGCGTTCATGTCGCTCAGTGGCGATCTTGCTGGCTTCATGCCGTAGTTCAGTGCTTGTGATTGGCAGTGTTGCCGGCCGTATCGATGATCCGGCCACCACCGTTGATGTCACCGCTGACCGTCAGCGGGCCGTTTATGGCGACCCTGCCGGTCAGGCTGATCGACGCAGCGTCGAGGGTGATGGCGTTGTCGCTGACCACCAGGGTGCTGGCGCCGACCTTGACCGTGGCCTGGCCGCTGGGTAGCTGGACGTCATAGCGTTTGGCCTGCCAGTCGTAGGTCAGCGAACCGCCGTCGTCGAAGCGCCAGACCTCGACGTGGTCGCGGTTGTCAGGTGCCGTCCCGGCATTGCCATACAACCCCGGGACGAAGGTGCCCAGGGCCGGTTCACCGCTGGGGCTGATCAATACCCCCTGCTCGTCCAGGCTCGGTACCCGCCAGTGGCGGGCCTTGCCGGCAGCCTGGGCATGCCAGCGCACCCAGGCGCTGGTCCAGCCGCCGCCGTCGGACACCCGCACCCGGGCTGCGGCCAGGTCGACCGCCACCACCCGACAGGGAATCACCAGGCTGGCCAGCATGCGATCGTGCATCGCACTGGCGTAGCTCATGCCAGGTCCTCCGGTGACAGGTACTTGTCCTGGTTGCCGGGCCCGGTGTCCGGGGCAAAGCCCAGCATCAGGCTGCCCGCCGGCTGGTCGGGCCAGGGCCAGTGGACAGTGCCTAACAGGACAGGTTGTTCCCATTGCACCCGCCAGCTGGTGCCCTCGGCTTCGGCGAGGATGTCCCGCGCGCCCTCGACGTAATCGAGCCCCCAGCACTGCTGACGCAGCACATCGATCAGCTGCGCCGCCAGCACGCCGGCCTGCGTCCGTGCCTGCGCAGGAGTGCCCTGGGCGGTAACCCGGGCCTCGAAGGTCGCCATCAGCAATGAGCGACCGTCACGCAGCGCCTCGTCGCCACGCATGCGCACCACGCCATGCACCAGGGCCGGCAGGGCCGGCTCGGTTTTGTCGTCGCCTTCCGTGGCGACCGTGGCGAAGGCCGGCAACGCCGTCCGTAGAGTGGCGGTGACGGCCGCGTACAACTGGGCCAGTTCGCTCATGCTTGTGCTCCTTGAACGCTAGGTTCGGCGAAGGCCGGGCCAGGAAAGGCCCGGCGTCCGGCTCAGAAGTGCCAGGTCCAGATATCGATAGGCTTCTGGTCGGGATTGATCTTGCGGATATGGCGATAGGTTGGCTGGAAGCCGAAGCGCGCCCATACCGGTTTCTCGTCGAGGATGGCGATGCCGCCGTTGGCCTGCAGGCGCAGCACCGCGCTGGCATGGCCGCCGGTGTGCGAATGCCACAGCACGGCGTTGCCGGCACCGTAGACCACCAGGTTGCCGTCACCCTGGAACACCGCGCGCACAGCGCCCTTGCCTTGAGTGCCGGCGTTCCAGGTGGCCGCGCCGTTCGGGCCATAGGCCACGAGATTGCCGTCGCCCTGGAACACCAGCTTGCTGGTGCCCGCGCCATATACCACGCCCTGAACCAGCTCGGAGCCAGGCGCCAGCAGCAGCGAGTCCACCGCGCCAGGCACCAGCGGGATAGCCGACGTGCCGTTCCACAGCGCCAGGGAGTCGACCAGCACAATGTTGCCGTCGTCCTGCAGCACCAGGTGGGTGCGGTTCCACTGGTCGTTGCTGGTGAAGGTGCTGTTGTTGGTCAACCACACCCGGCGCCGTGAGTAATCGTCGAGGAATGCGCCGTACTGCACGTAGAACGCCAGCGGGGCCTTCTTGTTGCGCAGGGGGACGGTCGAGCTGAAGGGTTGCTGTTCATTGGCGACCCAGACGGTGGCGCCGTTGTCCTGGATCACCAGGTTGCCATCGCCCTGTAGCAGCAGCTTGAAGCGCTGGTTGGGCGACAGCAGGTACTGGCCCGCCGACAGGGTCTGATAAGCGGGCAGCACCGAAGTGCCGACGCCGTTGAAAGGAATGCGGGTACGACCTGCCATGGTGTTTCTCCTACTGGATCGATTGAAGGGGAGCCGGGCTCTGCGGCCCGTCCTGATCGCTCGTCGGCACGTTGTCGAGGCCCGTGGCCTTCATGTGATTGATGGTCGCGCAGCGCGAACACTTGATCTGGACCAGCGCCGACCCGCCGATGCGGGCCAGCAAGCGGTTGCATTTACCGCAGCGAAACTCGTTGAACATCCGCTTCTCTTCCTTGTAACCGCGTTCATTCTTCGTCCTGGCGCACAGCCGCAGGCTGCTCGCCCAACCCCAGCCGCCGAGCGGCCCAGCGCTCGTAAAGGCCGATGGCCACGTCGGCGCCAGCCATGGCGGTAAGGCAGCCGAAGGCGCTGGCGCTCCAGATCGACATGCCGCTGGCGTACAGCAGCATGACCGTCGACACCCCGCAAACCATGCAGGCTCCGGAGCGCAGCGCCAGCCGCCTGAGCAGCCCCCAGCCGCGGGCGCCGGCCTTGTCGGCGCGCCACATCTCACCGGAAAGTCCGCCCAGCAATGCCAGGAGGATCACCAGCCAGAGCGGCATCTCCAGCAACGTCTGTTGCTCGTTCGTCACGTTCCTGTCTCCTGTGTGTTGTCCGCCGGCGACAGGCCGGCGGATCGTGATTGGCTTGACTCGGCATTCCAAAAAGCCCGCTCTGCAGGCTTTTCAGTAATGCGCGGTGTAACCGCCGGCCACGACTGGTGACGCCGTGCGGTTGCGCTTCAAATTGGTGACTCCGACCGCGGCCGCCTGCCCGCCGGATAACTGATCGTGGTGCTTTACGCTGCACACCCGGGCCAGTTGCCAACCCTCTGAACAGTCGAGGCCTGTTCATCGCTGCCTATATCTCAACCGGTTTACGTCCGGCTTGGGATACATTTTATGCATTCATGCATATGCAGTCAATGCACAAATTCAAATTTTTATGCATCAGCTTTTGCTTCTATGCATAAGGGCCTGGTCGGATACAGATGTAGGGGTTTTCTGAGGGCGAAAAAAAACCCGCCGAAGCGGGTTTTTATCGAGGGACGGAGATCAACGGGCGTACATGCCCCACCAGAAGACGTGGCCGAGGACGCTGATCTGCTCTTCCTGCATCTGCTGGAAGCTGTAGTCCTCATCGGGATGTTCATCACGGTTGAAGCTGCGCAAGCGAATGCCGGTAGGCAAGCGGTAGACCTGTTTCACCCGCAGTTGGCCATTGTGGTTGATGGCATACAGGTCGCCATCGATGATGTCGCCGATGGTGCATTTACCGGTATTGACCCCGACCGTGGCACCGTCGCGCAGCACCGGCAGCATGCTGTTGCCACGCACCGTCACGCACTTGGCGTTGTCGAACTGCACGCCATTGTGGCGCAGGCTGCGTTTGCCGAAGCGCAAGCGAGCGTTTTCGCTTTCTTCGATGACGAATCTTCCTGATCCTGCTGCCAACTCGACCTCACGAAGAAAAGGAACGGATACCTCGTCGTCCTCGACGGGGGTTTCATCGTCCCACAGGCTGATATCGCTCAGGGCCACATGGCCCTGGGCGAGCGGGACCGTGTCGCGGGACTCGCCCAGCTCGACACGGCCACGCAACTGGTCGGTGCTCACGCCGAAGTATTCGGCGATCTTCGAGACGTGCTTGTCCGAAGGATCGACGATCTTCTCGCTGAGAATCCGCGACAGGGTGGATTGAGGTACGC
This sequence is a window from Pseudomonas maumuensis. Protein-coding genes within it:
- a CDS encoding phage baseplate assembly protein V, with the translated sequence MSYASAMHDRMLASLVIPCRVVAVDLAAARVRVSDGGGWTSAWVRWHAQAAGKARHWRVPSLDEQGVLISPSGEPALGTFVPGLYGNAGTAPDNRDHVEVWRFDDGGSLTYDWQAKRYDVQLPSGQATVKVGASTLVVSDNAITLDAASISLTGRVAINGPLTVSGDINGGGRIIDTAGNTANHKH
- a CDS encoding putidacin L1 family lectin-like bacteriocin, with the protein product MAGRTRIPFNGVGTSVLPAYQTLSAGQYLLSPNQRFKLLLQGDGNLVIQDNGATVWVANEQQPFSSTVPLRNKKAPLAFYVQYGAFLDDYSRRRVWLTNNSTFTSNDQWNRTHLVLQDDGNIVLVDSLALWNGTSAIPLVPGAVDSLLLAPGSELVQGVVYGAGTSKLVFQGDGNLVAYGPNGAATWNAGTQGKGAVRAVFQGDGNLVVYGAGNAVLWHSHTGGHASAVLRLQANGGIAILDEKPVWARFGFQPTYRHIRKINPDQKPIDIWTWHF
- a CDS encoding zinc finger domain-containing protein, which encodes MFNEFRCGKCNRLLARIGGSALVQIKCSRCATINHMKATGLDNVPTSDQDGPQSPAPLQSIQ
- a CDS encoding phage holin family protein → MTNEQQTLLEMPLWLVILLALLGGLSGEMWRADKAGARGWGLLRRLALRSGACMVCGVSTVMLLYASGMSIWSASAFGCLTAMAGADVAIGLYERWAARRLGLGEQPAAVRQDEE
- a CDS encoding LexA family transcriptional regulator, with protein sequence MRIMQKRNVASVLRELLARHGLSPTELHRRTGVPQSTLSRILSEKIVDPSDKHVSKIAEYFGVSTDQLRGRVELGESRDTVPLAQGHVALSDISLWDDETPVEDDEVSVPFLREVELAAGSGRFVIEESENARLRFGKRSLRHNGVQFDNAKCVTVRGNSMLPVLRDGATVGVNTGKCTIGDIIDGDLYAINHNGQLRVKQVYRLPTGIRLRSFNRDEHPDEDYSFQQMQEEQISVLGHVFWWGMYAR